Within the Cyanobium sp. ATX 6F1 genome, the region CTGTGTGCTGCAGCGTGAACCGCTGCAGCTGTTGATGGCCCCCAGTGGTGTCGACAAGGGAACCGTCGCCCCTGAGGCGTTGATCGTGGTGGATGGCGACGGACAGGTGCTACGCGGCCATGGACGCGCCAGCGCCGAGACCCTCCTCCATCTGGAGATCGTGCGGCGCTCGGGCGCTGGGGCCGTGCTGCACACCCATTCCCAGGCCGCCACACTGTTGTCGCGCCGGGCCCTGGCAACTGATCGCCACAGCCCTGGAGCCTCCGGCGCCGATGGGTCTGTGGTGCTCGAGCAATTGGAGATGCTCAAGGGGCTCAAAGGAATACACAGCCATGACACGCGAGTGCGGCTGCCCGTGCTCGCCAACGACCAGGACCTGAGGCGGCTGAGTGTTCGGGCCGCTCCCCTGCTGGCCGATGCGCCCCAGGGGCTGTTGATCGCTGGCCATGGGCTGTACGCCTGGGGAGATGCGCTGTTCAGCGCCCGACGCCACTTGGAAATCCTGGAATTCCTGCTGGAGCAACACTGGAGGCAACTGTTACTGGATGGGCTCAATCGCCTGCCCAATCCCAGCCATTGACGACGACCCAGGATCTCTCCATGGCCCCCATCACCCATCTGTTGCTTGATATCGAGGGAACCACCTGTCCGGTGAGCTTTGTGGCAGAAACACTCTTCCCCTATGCCCGAAACCATCTGGCGGAGTATCTGGAGCGCCACCGTCACGAAGAGCCCGTCCGAGGCCTCCTCGATGAGGCGGAACAGGCCAGAGCCATCGACCCGGAAGCAAGGGCGATCGGAGTTGATCTGGACTCCCATGCCCAGCTGGTGGCCTATCTGGGATGGCTCATCGATCAAGACCGCAAGCTCCCACCACTGAAGCAATTGCAAGGGCTGATCTGGGAGTGCGGCTATGAAAACGGCGAACTGCTGGCGCCTCTCTACAGCGATGTGCCCCCGGCCCTGAGGGCATGGGCCATGGCTGGAGTCAACCTGGCGGTCTACTCATCGGGGTCCGTGACCGCCCAACAATTGCTCTATGGACACACAACAGAGGGGGACCTGAGGGATCTGTTCGGCCA harbors:
- the mtnC gene encoding acireductone synthase, which codes for MAPITHLLLDIEGTTCPVSFVAETLFPYARNHLAEYLERHRHEEPVRGLLDEAEQARAIDPEARAIGVDLDSHAQLVAYLGWLIDQDRKLPPLKQLQGLIWECGYENGELLAPLYSDVPPALRAWAMAGVNLAVYSSGSVTAQQLLYGHTTEGDLRDLFGHWFDTRTGPKQAMDSYKLIAAEMEVDPNQTLFISDSIAELEAAQSAGMKALFSDRPGNPARDNEGFARITHFDQIVIN
- the mtnB gene encoding methylthioribulose 1-phosphate dehydratase; protein product: MTADLAEDLSSTIAALHRRGWCDGTGGNFSCVLQREPLQLLMAPSGVDKGTVAPEALIVVDGDGQVLRGHGRASAETLLHLEIVRRSGAGAVLHTHSQAATLLSRRALATDRHSPGASGADGSVVLEQLEMLKGLKGIHSHDTRVRLPVLANDQDLRRLSVRAAPLLADAPQGLLIAGHGLYAWGDALFSARRHLEILEFLLEQHWRQLLLDGLNRLPNPSH